The following proteins come from a genomic window of Desulfocurvibacter africanus subsp. africanus DSM 2603:
- the mutS gene encoding DNA mismatch repair protein MutS, protein MSSAPKLTPMFEQYLGIKQEYPDALLFYRMGDFYEVFFEDAQIAARELQIALTSRNPNSETKVPMCGVPHHSVDGYLTQLLEKGYRVAICDQVEDPKQAKGLVRRAVTRVLTPGTVIEDANLASKSHNYLAALWWDADKGAGALAWVDFSTGEWSGLASRRAEILWQWTAKLGPRELLLPLGHEVLPQYAEAAKQVNRLPALPAFDLAAARRELPKVLGVADLSVLDLEDKPELARCCGALLCYLRQTQRHDELGHLGAFRPLNLGDHLILDEVTERNLELFRRLDGKTGRGTLRHVLDETMTAMGGRLLESRLRQPWRMLAPILATQEAVAWLFAGDEQRGRLRMALERVYDLERLSTRVFLGRAAPKDYLALRESLAVLPEVRQALVSTGGDLPTEAAKILSAWDDLEDIRDLLNRALSDNPPPVITEGGLFKPGFDSELDELLELSEHGEAKLKELLEVEQRENDLPKLRLGYNRVFGYYLELSKAVHDRAPEHFIRRQTLANAERYVTPALKELEEKILTAAEILKSLEYKLFQKLRETVAKARPRFMVMAEALATLDYWQSMAEVARRNEWLRPRLHEGLELRIRGGRHPVVEQVQGRGNFIPNDLRLDEFCRLMLITGPNMAGKSTILRQSAIICIMAQMGSYVPASEADIGLVDRVFSRVGASDNLAQGQSTFMVEMMETARILRQATMRSLVILDEIGRGTSTFDGLALAWAVVEEFARRGKGAIRTLFATHYHELTALEGRMPGVRNYTVAIKEWKGDIIFLRRLVPGPSDRSYGIEVARLAGVPDSVVRRAREILSELERAKSGDAPDSPRTLSCQTLLPGMGGKPGKVTATAKAAEHPLIQELREIKVDRLTPLEALNLLQTWKNRIDEESGS, encoded by the coding sequence CATGTTCGAGCAGTATCTCGGTATTAAGCAGGAATACCCGGATGCCTTGCTCTTCTATCGTATGGGCGACTTCTATGAAGTCTTCTTTGAAGACGCCCAGATCGCGGCCCGGGAGCTGCAGATCGCCCTGACCAGCCGCAATCCCAATTCCGAAACCAAAGTGCCAATGTGCGGCGTGCCCCACCACTCTGTGGACGGCTACCTAACCCAACTCTTGGAAAAGGGTTACAGGGTCGCCATCTGTGATCAGGTGGAAGATCCGAAGCAGGCCAAAGGATTGGTGCGCCGGGCAGTAACCCGCGTACTCACTCCCGGTACAGTCATAGAGGATGCCAACCTCGCATCTAAGTCACACAACTATCTGGCCGCTTTGTGGTGGGATGCGGATAAGGGTGCCGGCGCTCTGGCCTGGGTCGATTTCTCCACCGGAGAATGGAGTGGCTTGGCTAGCCGTCGCGCTGAAATCCTATGGCAATGGACGGCCAAACTTGGACCACGCGAACTGCTTCTGCCACTTGGTCATGAGGTCCTGCCTCAATATGCCGAGGCTGCCAAGCAAGTGAACAGACTCCCTGCTCTGCCCGCCTTCGACCTGGCCGCGGCAAGGCGAGAATTGCCTAAGGTTTTGGGAGTAGCCGATCTCTCAGTTCTCGACCTGGAGGACAAACCCGAATTGGCCCGTTGCTGCGGCGCCCTCCTGTGCTACCTGCGTCAGACTCAGAGGCATGATGAGCTAGGGCATCTGGGTGCGTTTCGTCCGCTCAATTTGGGCGACCACCTCATCCTTGATGAGGTGACCGAACGCAACCTGGAGTTATTCCGCCGCCTGGATGGCAAAACAGGCCGGGGAACGTTACGCCATGTGCTGGACGAAACCATGACGGCCATGGGCGGCAGACTGCTCGAATCGCGACTTCGGCAGCCCTGGCGCATGTTGGCGCCTATTCTGGCGACACAGGAGGCCGTAGCGTGGCTTTTTGCTGGAGATGAGCAGCGCGGACGGCTGCGTATGGCCCTGGAGCGGGTCTATGATCTTGAACGGCTTTCCACGCGTGTTTTTCTGGGGCGCGCAGCCCCCAAAGACTACCTGGCCTTGCGTGAAAGCTTGGCTGTATTGCCGGAGGTCCGCCAGGCACTGGTATCAACAGGTGGCGACCTTCCAACGGAAGCCGCCAAGATTCTCTCGGCATGGGATGACCTGGAAGACATCCGCGACCTGCTTAATCGCGCCCTGTCCGACAATCCTCCTCCGGTGATCACAGAGGGAGGTTTGTTCAAGCCCGGCTTTGACTCTGAGTTGGACGAGCTACTCGAGTTGAGCGAGCATGGCGAGGCCAAGCTCAAGGAACTTCTGGAGGTCGAACAGCGCGAGAACGACCTGCCCAAGCTTAGGTTGGGCTACAACCGGGTTTTCGGCTACTACCTGGAGTTGTCAAAGGCCGTTCACGATCGCGCGCCCGAGCATTTCATCCGTCGCCAAACCTTGGCCAACGCCGAACGTTATGTGACTCCAGCCCTTAAAGAGCTGGAGGAGAAAATTCTTACTGCTGCGGAAATACTCAAGAGCTTGGAATACAAGCTGTTTCAAAAGTTGCGCGAAACCGTAGCCAAAGCCAGGCCGCGCTTCATGGTCATGGCTGAAGCTCTGGCAACACTGGACTATTGGCAATCAATGGCCGAGGTCGCTCGGCGCAACGAGTGGCTTAGGCCGAGGCTGCACGAAGGCTTGGAGTTGCGCATCAGAGGAGGCCGTCATCCCGTGGTCGAGCAGGTCCAAGGTCGAGGCAACTTCATCCCCAACGACCTGCGCCTGGACGAGTTCTGCCGGCTCATGCTTATTACCGGTCCCAACATGGCCGGCAAGTCCACCATCCTGCGCCAGTCCGCCATCATTTGCATCATGGCCCAGATGGGTTCCTACGTGCCTGCGTCCGAGGCGGATATCGGCCTGGTTGATCGAGTCTTCTCTCGTGTAGGAGCATCGGACAACCTGGCCCAAGGGCAGTCCACGTTCATGGTCGAGATGATGGAAACTGCGCGCATCCTGCGCCAAGCCACTATGCGCAGCCTAGTCATTTTGGACGAAATAGGCCGGGGCACGAGCACCTTCGATGGCTTGGCCTTGGCCTGGGCCGTGGTGGAGGAATTCGCGCGCCGGGGTAAGGGCGCCATCCGCACCCTCTTCGCCACGCACTATCATGAGCTTACGGCATTGGAAGGACGTATGCCCGGCGTACGCAACTACACCGTGGCCATCAAGGAATGGAAAGGCGACATCATTTTTCTGCGCCGGCTCGTGCCTGGCCCCTCTGACCGCAGTTACGGCATCGAAGTGGCCCGGCTGGCTGGCGTGCCGGACAGCGTGGTGCGACGAGCGCGCGAAATACTCTCCGAATTGGAACGAGCCAAGAGTGGTGATGCGCCCGATTCGCCGCGAACCTTGTCCTGCCAAACATTGCTGCCTGGCATGGGGGGCAAGCCTGGCAAGGTAACAGCGACAGCCAAGGCAGCGGAACACCCGCTGATACAGGAATTGCGGGAAATCAAGGTTGATCGCCTGACACCGCTTGAAGCATTAAACCTCCTCCAGACCTGGAAAAACCGCATTGACGAGGAATCAGGCTCATGA